The sequence ATGAAATTCAGCGAGGAGCGAACCGCGTGACCGCCGATACGTCCGTGCCGTCCACTGCGCTGCTGACCGGAGCAGACCGAGACGGTTCCAACTACACCGCGCGGCACCTGCTCGTACTTGAGGGGCTCGAAGCGGTTCGTAAACGCCCTGGCATGTACATCGGGTCCACCGACAGCCGCGGCCTGATGCACTGCCTCTGGGAAATCATCGACAACTCCGTCGACGAGGCCCTCGGCGGATACTGCGACCACATCGAGGTCATCCTCCACGACGACAACTCCGTCGAGGTCCGTGACAACGGCCGGGGCATCCCGGTCGACGTCGAGCCCAAGACAGGGCTCTCGGGCGTCGAGGTCGTGATGACCAAGCTGCACGCCGGGGGTAAGTTCGGCGGCGGTTCCTACGCCGCGTCCGGCGGTCTGCACGGCGTCGGCGCCTCCGTGGTCAACGCCCTGTCCGCCCGGCTGGACGTCGAGGTCGACCGCAACAGCGCGACCCATTCGATCAGCTTCCGGCGGGGCGTCCCCGGCATCTTCACCGAGCAGGGGCCGGACAGCCCGTTCGACCCGTCCAACGGGCTGCTCAAGGGCAAGCGCGTCCCGAAGGCACGTACCGGCACGAGGGTGCGGTACTGGGCCGACCGGCAGATCTTCCTCAAGGACGCCAAGCTCAATCTCGACACGCTCCACCAGCGGGCCCGCCAGACGGCCTTCCTCGTTCCCGGTCTCACCATCGTCGTGCGCGACGAGCGGGGCCTGGACGGAGCGGGCAAGACCGAGGAGACCTTCCGCTTCGACGGAGGCATCAGCGAATTCTGCGAGTACCTCGCCCAGGACAAGGCCGTCTGCGACGTCCTGCGGCTGACCGGGCAGGGCACCTTCAAGGAGACCGTCCCCGTCCTGGACGACCGCGGACACATGACGGCGACCGAGGTCACCCGGGAACTGGCCGTCGACATCGCGATGCGCTGGGGCACCGGCTACGAGACCAACCTGAAGTCCTTCGTCAACATCATCGCCACCCCCAAGGGCGGCACGCACGTGAGCGGATTCGAGCGCTCCGTGACCAAGACGGTCAACGAGGTGCTCCGCTCCGCGAAGCTGCTGCGCGTGGCCGAGGACGACATCGTCAAGGACGACGCGCTGGAGGGCCTCACCGCGGTCGTGACCGTCCGCCTGGCGGAACCGCAGTTCGAGGGGCAGACGAAGGAGGTGCTCGGCACCTCGGCGGCCAACCGGATCGTCGCCAACGTCGTGGCCAAGGAGCTCAAGGCCTTCCTCACCTCCACCAAGCGGGACGCGAAGGCCCAGGCCAGGGCTGTCCTGGACAAGGCGGTGGCGGCTGCCCGCACCCGGATCGCGGCCCGCCAGCACAAGGACGCCCAGCGTCGCAAGACGGCACTGGAGTCGTCCTCGCTGCCGGCGAAGCTCGCCGACTGCCGCAGTGACGACGTGGAGCGCAGCGAGCTGTTCATCGTGGAGGGCGACTCCGCGCTCGGCACGGCGAAGCTCGCCCGGAACAGCGAATTCCAGGCACTGCTGCCGATCCGCGGCAAGATTCTCAACGTTCAGAAGGCGTCGGTTTCCGACATGCTGAAGAACGCCGAGTGCGGAGCGATCATCCAGGTCATAGGAGCCGGCTCCGGGCGGACCTTCGACATCGACGCCGCCCGGTACGGAAAGATCGTCCTGCTGGTCGACGCCGATGTCGACGGCGCCCACATCCGCATCCTGCTGCTGACGCTCTTCCAGCGGTACATGCGGCCGATGGTCGAGGCGGGCCGGGTCTTCGCCGCGGTGCCCCCGCTCCACCGGATCGAGCTGGTCCAGCCGAAGAAGGGCCAGGACAAGTACATCTACACGTACTCGGACAACGAGCTGCGGCAGCGCCTGCTGGAGCTCCAGCGCAAGAACATCCGGTACAAGGACTCCATCCAGCGCTACAAGGGGCTGGGCGAGATGGACGCCGACCAGCTGGCGGAGACGACGATGGACCCGCGCCACCGCACGCTGCGGCGCATCAACATCGGCGACCTGGAGTCCTCCGAGAAGGTCTTCGACCTGCTGATGGGCAACGAGGTGGCACCTCGCAAGGAGTTCATCACCAGCTCCGCGGCCACGCTGGACCGCTCGCGCATCGACGTCTGAGCCGGAGCCTTCGTCTCCACCCGTGGGTGGAGACGAAGGCTCCACCCATGATCCACCCTGGAGCCGATCTGCCGGCCGGGACCTTTCCGTAGCGTCGGAGGTGCAGAACTTCTCGCATCTCGGAGGCGCCCATGTCCGGGCTCGTCAATGTCCTGGTGATCGTCGCGGTCATCGCCCTCGTCGTGGTCCGTCAGTGCTCCGCGCAGCGGATCTCCGGCGACCGGCGCTGGTGGGTGCTGCCCGCCGTGCTGCTCGTCATGGCCGTGCGTGAGCCCGGACTTATCGACCCGCACCACCGCATGGCCTCGGTCGCCGTCCTGGGAGCGGAGCTGGCCGTGGGGCTGCTCACGGGCGCCGCATGGGCATGGACGTCCCGCGTCTGGCGGGCCGAGGACGGCTCGCTGTGGAGCAGGGGCACCAAGGCCACCGTCCTCGTCTGGACCGGAGGACTGGCGCTGCGGGCGGCT comes from Streptomyces sp. Mut1 and encodes:
- a CDS encoding DNA gyrase/topoisomerase IV subunit B, whose translation is MTADTSVPSTALLTGADRDGSNYTARHLLVLEGLEAVRKRPGMYIGSTDSRGLMHCLWEIIDNSVDEALGGYCDHIEVILHDDNSVEVRDNGRGIPVDVEPKTGLSGVEVVMTKLHAGGKFGGGSYAASGGLHGVGASVVNALSARLDVEVDRNSATHSISFRRGVPGIFTEQGPDSPFDPSNGLLKGKRVPKARTGTRVRYWADRQIFLKDAKLNLDTLHQRARQTAFLVPGLTIVVRDERGLDGAGKTEETFRFDGGISEFCEYLAQDKAVCDVLRLTGQGTFKETVPVLDDRGHMTATEVTRELAVDIAMRWGTGYETNLKSFVNIIATPKGGTHVSGFERSVTKTVNEVLRSAKLLRVAEDDIVKDDALEGLTAVVTVRLAEPQFEGQTKEVLGTSAANRIVANVVAKELKAFLTSTKRDAKAQARAVLDKAVAAARTRIAARQHKDAQRRKTALESSSLPAKLADCRSDDVERSELFIVEGDSALGTAKLARNSEFQALLPIRGKILNVQKASVSDMLKNAECGAIIQVIGAGSGRTFDIDAARYGKIVLLVDADVDGAHIRILLLTLFQRYMRPMVEAGRVFAAVPPLHRIELVQPKKGQDKYIYTYSDNELRQRLLELQRKNIRYKDSIQRYKGLGEMDADQLAETTMDPRHRTLRRINIGDLESSEKVFDLLMGNEVAPRKEFITSSAATLDRSRIDV
- a CDS encoding CcdC protein domain-containing protein; this translates as MSGLVNVLVIVAVIALVVVRQCSAQRISGDRRWWVLPAVLLVMAVREPGLIDPHHRMASVAVLGAELAVGLLTGAAWAWTSRVWRAEDGSLWSRGTKATVLVWTGGLALRAALYGVAAVLGVHQGSPALMAALAATLMVRGGLLAWRAAAIPASYGGLAAGAPVRPAGKEHV